ACCTTTGGAGTGCTGCCACCATCACAACAAAAACACAGGCCTGGATCACAGGCAGAAACATTCCAGACGTGCTCCGAGGTGACCACCACCCTTTATAAACACAGGCCCAGTACAGCCGTATCTTTTAGCCACCTACACGCAAACCAGACTGGAAAACAATCTGGCCTGCTTCCCGCAGCCAGATGGAAACACAGACACAAACAACTGGGAGCAAAGGCTAATTAATGGGGCATTGGCGCTCATTCAACCAGGTCCTGATCACAGTCCCAGGCAGCCTACCCCAGCACGCTCCTGCACGTCCTCCTTTCGCCTCTTTCCCTTTTATTCCATTTGTATTTTAGGAAGAGTCTCTGAATCCTACAAATcgtggcaaaactcctactgacagGGCTCCCTCGGTCAATATTATCTCATTAGTGGAACTCACCCAGATGAGCCGATTGGAGATATTGCTACCCTGTGGTCCCTGCCTGTTAGGGGTGAAAAACAGCGGTGGGACAACGGGGTGGGAAGGACTGtggcagagaggaaggatggtccagtggttttACCCTAGGGGGTTAAAGCACCCCCGAGGTCATGAGGGTCCtcaagcaagtcacttagctgctctgtgcctcagtttctccactgtaaaatggggattataagacttgtctctttcacagaggtgctgtgaggataattATATCAACAATCATGAGATGGCCAGATGGCCCCATGATCACAGTCATGGAGGCCTTAGAAGAACTTAAGACAGAATTTTATTTTGCGCAAAATTTGGACATTCTCTGGTGTCGTTCCATTTCAGAACAGAAAAAATAATGTCAAAATTGCAGAATTTCCTGCAAAACAGCAAAATCCAGTCTGGCTCAGCTCGGCTCCCACCAGCACCTCtagcttccccagctccaggccctACTTTTCCTGAAGACAGGGTCTCTGGACATGTGTGGAGGGGCTTTCCCATCCCTTGCTTTTCAGGAGTGTGTGGGGAACCCTGACCTTAGCAGGACAAGCTGCTCGATGGGCTGGTGATGAACCAGCTACAACAGCCCTGGGCCAAGCAGCTGCCAGGATGGGTGGGGATCTCCTGCCATGTCGTCCTTTGGAATGGAGGGTCTTGCTGGCTGCAGAACCATCATATGGGGAAAGCATGCAGTGACCAGGCCTGGCCAGCGCCCTGTGGCCGACTGTTCCTGCTGAGAATCCAAGTCTGGTGGGCTATGCAACACAGATTTTGGGGCAAAGGGCTGGTGGCTGGAATGAAACAAAGTAGGTTATTTTGGGTTGGAGTCTCCCGTCGTGGTCGACGGAGGAGAGTCGGTTTCTTTTAGGGCGTCTTCCTGTGCGAATGTAAAGTGACCAAGGATCTGCAGATGTGTGCGCGTGCCGGGCAGATGTGGCCTCTTCCTGTTTTCTTCGCTCACGTTTCTCTTTGGCTTTTTTCTGCTCTGCTGTCATCCTGATTTGTCGGCAGCTTGACTTCAGATCAGCTTGGCCAGCTTTTCGGTGAGCTTTGAGAGTGTCCTTATGTCATTTTCATGGGCCACCGTGTGCCTGCTCCCATTTTCAACTGTCCATGAAATATGGCTTTGGGGAGTCGTGTCCCAGTCCAGGACTTTGAGTGGCTGGAACAAAGCAAATTAGGTGTACAGGTAAGCTGAAAGGTCGGCTGCATAGATGGTTCTGGAGACCCAGGGTTGGTTTCTGCAGATCAGTTCATCTGCCGTTTTGCAGACAGTGAGGAAAGGGTTGCTGTTGGCCTCCTCACCCCAGCCCTCAAAGGATTCCCTCAGTTCCAAGCACAAATTAAGTAAATTAAGCTATTAAGTAGGACATGCAATTAAATACATTTGCAGCAGAACATAACAGGTGATGCAGAGGAGAGATATTGATCTGAAATGACAAGTTAAACATTCAGTGTTAAACAGGTGGGTATGTAGAGCAGGGTTTGGTTGGTAAATAAACCCATCACCATTCCTTGGGGTGTCTCACTTCCCTTTGGAGAAGCCAGGGTACCAGTATAAAAGTTCTTACGTCCCAAGGATCCTCATTCACTCGACTTTACTTCTTAGcatttgtttccagctgctgaacaAGGTAAGTCAGTTtattctgaagattttttttcccggCTTATTAATGGGTGATCACTTCTTTCCTAGCTTTTGAAGTATGAGCTGCAAAAAATCCATACTGAGTCTGGTCTGGACAATTCTCTTCCAATCCCAAACTCTCATGGTCCAGGTGGGCCATTGCTCTGATGCAATGCAGAATGTCTTAAATGTGCTGGGCACAAAGTGGGAAGAGAATCCAGATGGGAGACAGGGCTAGGATAGCAGATGCTGCATGTTTTAGCACCCTAGAAATCCAGATGGGTCCATAATGGGACCGCGGCTTTGAGACTGGGCTTTCTTTGCAGGTGCAAGCATGTCTGCAAAGTGCTAACACATTTTTTATGCTACTgcaacataataataataataaaataataataataaattagctTTTGCAGAGCAGTTTTGATCCatcgatctcaaagcactttgcaaaggaagcTCAAGATCCTATCTGCATTTGACAGCTGTTCCACTAGCACAATCccagtgaataataataatagaaaccACAATAACAATATTAGCTTTTTGCTAACAATAATAGCAAGGGTGGCCTATGTGATAACTAAAGGAGAgggagctccctttgatggacacccagccagccagttagctgttctttacttgctttacctgtaaaatgttaaaaagtCCCcaggtaaagaaagaaaaaaagtgggcacctgacctaaagagccaatgggaaggctagattttttttaaatggggaaagaaactttccctttatctGTTGTTCTCTGGGATGAACCCCCAAGAAGCTAGTTTGGgggcttaatttttggaattgctctttaaaaatctagcaaatgcctaagttccagatgtattttctttgggtttgttttaataaaatttactttttttaagaacaggactggatttttggtgtccttagaggtttgtgcacatgttgctTAATGTAGCTGATAGCCACGGCtaatctcctttgttttctttctcagctcttcctcggAGGGGGTGTGAAAGGGCTTAAGggcaccccacagggaggaattcccaagtgctccttccggGGTTCAAAGGGGTttggttttgcatttgggtggtggcagcgtttaccaagccaaggtcagagggaagctgtaaccttgggagtttaatacaagcctggagtggccagtattaattttttaaatccttgcgGGTCCCCACTTCCTGCACTCAGAATGACAGAGTGCGGATTCAGCCTTGATATGAAAAATAAACCTGATCGTGTCTAACTAAACCTTCCCTGTCCAAattatttcttctaggtatggaaaatACCTTTCCATACGTGGTTCAAACCTTACCCAGCATTTCTGcgtatagcattgctgctccgtccctgcagcccagagaacaacagacaaagggaaagtttctttccccattttaaaaaaatctagccttcccattggctctttagatcaggtgcccacttttttttctttacctgggggactttttaaccctttacaggtaaagcaagtaaagaacagctaactggctggctgggtgtccatcaaaggaaGCTCCCCCCCTTTATTTATCACAGCGTATTATCTGCCAGGTGCCCAATTCTGGACCCCGGAAAGTAAACTATTTTGTTCGAGAACCAAAAAAATTATACCATTGATGTCATAATGTCTATATATTTTCAAAACAGTTCTTTAAAGCAACGACATAAAATATGCTCTTGTTTCTCTGACAATCTTTCTACCAAACTGgtcagaatttttgttttttccccagtggAAAAGTTCAACTTTTCATCAGAAACCggcaaaccaaaacatttcagccaaaaactgaatatttttagtTCTTGATGAAAAGTCCAAATTTTCCTCcaaaaatttcatcaaaaaagAAAAGTGCATTAACCTTGGAAAATGCTACTCTGCTTCAATCAGTTTGCTTTTAAACCCAGACACACACTTTTCTTTTGAACCCCGCATTCCTTTGCCCTTAATTTAACTTCTGACATTTTATGTGCAGTGTTGGAATGCAAGGTGGCCTCTTCCGTTGCCATACTTGGAGCAATTGAGAAAACTCAACTCTATTGCGGCTTTTGGCTTCAAAGCCCCCATGGCTTAAGAACAGCTGAAGATGCTGTGAATCCACAATGGGAAAATGAGGTTCACAAGTtttcagtgactttttttttcataCCTGCCAATCCCTCTAACTCTGTTTGCAATGGGACTTTCCATTCAGCCACTTGCAACTGGTCCATCTGAGCGGCAATATGTACGTTCCTATCTGGCCTCTAGAGAGACCAGCTGGGGAAAATCCCCATCAGTGCACCCACACAGCTAGCAGCTAGTGACCCTCTGACAAGTTCATGGCCCACAGGTtgagcaaaatttaaaaaattgctacTGTATATTAGCACAGGACAGTAAAAGCCAGTGTCTCCTGCTTTTGCAAACCCTGAGAGCTTTTGTTCCTTTCAGGGTTCCCTAGCCTGCTGGAAGATGTGTTCGCATCAAAAGAAACAGGACTGCTATGAGatcccagctcaggctggaggATCCTCGAGCtatggtgttggagggggctcgtCGTGCTGCAGCTCCGAGGAGTCCTGCCAGAAGATTATAATCGCCGGGGGTGACAGTGGAGTCTCAAGCAGTGGCAGTGGGGGATCGTACGGCTGCAGTGTTGGAGGGGGATCAGGCGGTGGGAGCGGGGGATCAGGGCAAAAGATTATCATTGCAGGCAGTGGCAGTGGGGGCTCGTTCGGCAGCTGCACTGGAGGGGGGTCAGGCAGTGGGAGTGGGGGATCAGGGCAAAAGATTATCATCGCAGGCGGTGGCAGTGGGGGCTCGTTCGGCAGCTGCACTGGAGGGGAGTCAGGCAGTGGGAGTGGGGGATCAGGGCAAAAGATTATCATTGCAGGCGGTGAGAGCGGGGGATCATACGGCTGCAGTGTTGGAGGGGGATCAGGTGGTGGGAGCGGGGGATCAGGGCAAAAGATTATCATTGCAGGCGGTGGCAGTGGGGGCTCGTTCGGCGGCTGCACTGGAGGGGGGTCAGGCAGTGGGAGTGGGGGATCAGGGCAAAAGATTATCATTGCAGGCGGTGAGAGCGGGGGATCGTACGGCTGCAGTGTTGGAGGGGGATCAGGTGGTGGGAGCGGGGGATCAGGGCAAAAGATTATCATTGCAGGCGGTGGCAGTGGGGGCTCGTCCGGCGGCTGCACTGGAGGGGGATCAGGCGGTGGGAGCGGGGGATCATACGGCAGCTGCACTGGAGGGGGGTCAGGCAGTGGGAGTGGGGGATCAGGGCAAAAGATCATCATCGCAGGCGGTGGCAGTGGGGGCTCGTTCGGCAGCTGCACTGGAGGGGAGTCAGGCAGTGGATTATCATTGCAGGCGGTGAGAGCGGGGGATCATACGGAAGCTGCACTGGAGGGGGATCAGGCAGTGGGAGTGGGGGATCAGGGCAAAAGATCATCATCGCAGGCGGTGGCAGTGGGGGCTCGTCTGGCGGCTGCACTGGAGGGGGATCAGGCGGTGGGAGCGGGGGATCGTACGGCTGCACTGGAGGGGGATCAGGTGGTGGGAGCGGGGGATCAGGGCAAAAGATTATCATCGCAGGCGGTGGCAGTGGGGGCTCGTCCGGCGGCTGCACTGGAGGGGGACCCGGCTACGGCGCTGGAGGCTCAGCTGGCTGTTGCAGTGGTGGCTCAGATGACTTCGGCAGTGGAGGTTCCCTGCAGTCGACGCAGCGGAAATGCCCCGTTGTGATCCCATGCATGGAGCAGCAGCAGACCAAGCAGCCCTGCCAGTGGCCCCCAAACCTGACGAAGTAACAGCCATGGAAGCAACAA
This genomic window from Mauremys mutica isolate MM-2020 ecotype Southern chromosome 17, ASM2049712v1, whole genome shotgun sequence contains:
- the LORICRIN gene encoding loricrin, which translates into the protein MCSHQKKQDCYEIPAQAGGSSSYGVGGGSSCCSSEESCQKIIIAGGDSGVSSSGSGGSYGCSVGGGSGGGSGGSGQKIIIAGSGSGGSFGSCTGGGSGSGSGGSGQKIIIAGGGSGGSFGSCTGGESGSGSGGSGQKIIIAGGESGGSYGCSVGGGSGGGSGGSGQKIIIAGGGSGGSFGGCTGGGSGSGSGGSGQKIIIAGGESGGSYGCSVGGGSGGGSGGSGQKIIIAGGGSGGSSGGCTGGGSGGGESGGSYGSCTGGGSGSGSGGSGQKIIIAGGGSGGSSGGCTGGGSGGGSGGSYGCTGGGSGGGSGGSGQKIIIAGGGSGGSSGGCTGGGPGYGAGGSAGCCSGGSDDFGSGGSLQSTQRKCPVVIPCMEQQQTKQPCQWPPNLTK